A region of the Paramormyrops kingsleyae isolate MSU_618 chromosome 6, PKINGS_0.4, whole genome shotgun sequence genome:
GACAAACGCACATatgcacatgcacaaacacacatattaaCATTGTGATTATATAGCTACTAATAACACATTTCAATACAATCATTTGTCTATAACACAGAACTGAATTCCAGTTTCATTATTGCAGAAATATTTTTGAACTCATGGTTGATACATCCAAAAAAGAGGACACAGAAACAGGACTCAACTCACTTTCATTTATTACAAGcaaaattacagtttttaaagtgTATAATTAATTTCCAAAGACAAAGTGAATGAGAGCTTCTGGAATTTCCAGGTACTCCAAGGTGTGGGTACTATTAATTTTATCGTAGttgttttgcttttcatttgCCAAATGTATTCAATTAGCACACTGGGGTCAGCAACCTTTGACATTTGTCTTGAACCTATCATTTTTCTGTGACGATTGTTGTAGGTCGTAATCACAGTTAAATGTCCTTATGCATCCAGTAGATTGGCATCCCCTTAGCATCTCTGTATGGGGTGTATAGGGTttgcgttttgctctggctttgGGCTACTGGAGGAATCGGGTGACAGGTGGCAGGAAGTTGTGGAGGCAGTGGTGGAGCAGGAGGTGGCGGAGGAGGTTGAGGAGGTTGGTTGCTTGGTTGAGACGGAACAGCAAGTGGTTTAGGACAGAGGATTTCAGTTTGACAAGAAACTTGAGGAGGATCTGGTTCCGAGTTTGACGGCAGGTTCTTCTGAAGACCTTGTCTAGCGGAGCTCCTCGGAGGTCCAAATGAACACACTGTGTCCTGTATCCTGGAAAACTTCTGCAGAACCTCCATGGGCATGAAGGAGGTCATGGCTCCAGCGTTCTGGACTGGCTTAGAAAGCACATACCCAAGGTGTGCATAGAAATGCTGCTTGTCGTGTGTGGTCAAGCACAATCTCCGGAAGCCCCTGGTCCTGGCATAGCGCTCGGAAGCCTCCATCAGCTTGCGACCGTAGCCTTTTCCCCGCTGAGCCTGGCAAACCACCACGGTCTCCACGAACAGGCTGCCACATTGTCCGACAACTCGAGAGAGCCTggcatggccgagcagctgctcCTCATCAGCGGCTCGCTCCAGAAGAACTAGGCACACAGGAAAGTTCTGGCAGGACTTCTGTAATCCGTGGATCCGGGCAGCACGGCTACGAGGCCACTCTGCATTGACCAAGTCGGCACAAGCCTCCAGCAAGTCCAGTCTGTGGTGCAGGGGGAAGACCTGCACCTCGCCATCACACCTGTGACCCAACACGCACAGCATGCATCTGAGCACGATGATGTCTGACCCCTTATACAGCCTCCAAAGATGACATAGCAGACATACTTTTTGTTTCCTGTACTTTAGCCTTCTTTGTATAGCTTCCATTTGAATTGTAAACTAAGTGGACTGAATTATTATACTTTCTATTGTTTAGATCAACCACCACCAGGTTCTGCAAACATTTTGCCCCAAGCTATTGAACTTCTCAACTCCCACTTACCTCATAAACACTGACAAAATGCACATTTGCACTACACTTTTTCTGTTATTTGCACTGTTGTCTGTATTTGCTGTGTCAGTGTTGTTGTCATTGTTGTGTATTGGTGTGTACTGTTTTTCCTTCTATTTTCATGtgtattcttttattttttatttatttcatactTAATACATATTAATTCTCCTTGCCAGTATTTTTTGTTCATTGTCTACTGTTTTTTAGATGTTCCCTGTTCTGGCTGTGTGCTGCTCCACAGAAAAGCAATTTTGTTTCATGTATGTAAAATGACAAAGCGACTTGACTATAACCCTATATAAAAATGGTTTACCATCTGAAGAATATAAGTCAATTCAAAATGTCCCCCTATAGTCCAGAGTACATCTGTCTTTCCTGTTGCACTGTTTGAACCAACCTATATTGTAACATTTTTTTGACCACAACTACCGATCCTTGCATCTTCTTTCAGGCTATAATCAGGTGTTCCACCATATCAGTATCATTACAATCAGGCAATTGCCCAATGACAAATGCACCTGTGGCACCATCCATTTTTAAACATCAAAAAAAGATAATAAGAAACAAGCTCTTAAAGAAACAACACAAAATTTGGTC
Encoded here:
- the naa80 gene encoding N-alpha-acetyltransferase 80 isoform X2 encodes the protein MCDGEVQVFPLHHRLDLLEACADLVNAEWPRSRAARIHGLQKSCQNFPVCLVLLERAADEEQLLGHARLSRVVGQCGSLFVETVVVCQAQRGKGYGRKLMEASERYARTRGFRRLCLTTHDKQHFYAHLGYVLSKPVQNAGAMTSFMPMEVLQKFSRIQDTVCSFGPPRSSARQGLQKNLPSNSEPDPPQVSCQTEILCPKPLAVPSQPSNQPPQPPPPPPAPPLPPQLPATCHPIPPVAQSQSKTQTLYTPYRDAKGMPIYWMHKDI
- the naa80 gene encoding N-alpha-acetyltransferase 80 isoform X1, producing MSGRSIVQWCDGEVQVFPLHHRLDLLEACADLVNAEWPRSRAARIHGLQKSCQNFPVCLVLLERAADEEQLLGHARLSRVVGQCGSLFVETVVVCQAQRGKGYGRKLMEASERYARTRGFRRLCLTTHDKQHFYAHLGYVLSKPVQNAGAMTSFMPMEVLQKFSRIQDTVCSFGPPRSSARQGLQKNLPSNSEPDPPQVSCQTEILCPKPLAVPSQPSNQPPQPPPPPPAPPLPPQLPATCHPIPPVAQSQSKTQTLYTPYRDAKGMPIYWMHKDI